One Chitinophaga sp. H8 DNA window includes the following coding sequences:
- a CDS encoding SusC/RagA family TonB-linked outer membrane protein — protein sequence MKYVCTKMRQSKWIWLLLLAITSFQFAQAQSKNVTGTVTDEKGNPMPGVTVQVKGTSQGMQTDGNGAFGLQINTAEATLIFSMMGYTTQEIPVKVPAQLKVKLAETASDLNEVVVVGYGTQKKVNLTGALSVVKGEELSKRMVASTSLALQGAAPGITVTQQSGAPGADAGTIRIRGISSMFGGNNPLVLIDNVEMSLDAIDANNIESITVLKDAAAASIYGSRAANGVVLVTTKRGTLQPLSVEYNGYASWQNATNLPNKVSALEHMQMYDVALKNVGKPAAFEKAIEDYKTLGPDNFTRFNTDWKKQVLTNSGLMHNHNVSLRMGTDKIRLFASGALLNQQGLTANTDFRRTDFRFNTDINLAKNLTASMDLVMNKSERNWPGIATPGFLIRQMIGLPAYVAGRFDTGEYGEGWANRNPIALAEASGFNRSIINTQVLTGTLNYKPIPGMELLATYSSNNINLHNKNMQKQYDIYAGDVTTNSLKLMTRYPGDNSLSESRGETKQSIFRAQASYEKTLSQHTVKVLGGFSAEEYKGDTLLGSRRNFNNPDMPYLGVGDANTMSNNGVAAEWAMLSFYSRINYSYKDKYLLEVNGRWDASSRYAKGNRWGFFPSVSAGWRMSQENFWSGIAPVVNDAKLRASYGKLGTQGLDNYYPTVSAFLPGYNYFFNNAVNSGYAVTDASNPFLQWEEANQFDAGLDLSFLNSKLSVSADYYHRRTANTMQKLPIPKLTGLNAPFVNVGAMENKGWELALGWRDRVGEFSYGAQFALSDVRNKLINLNGLDYMEGLTIKREGYPIDAYYGYIAEGLFQSQEEIDKAPTHYTNTKPGDIRYKDVSGPDGVPDGKIDAFDQVVLGSNIPRYEYSLNLNAGWKGFDLTVFFQGVGKRDNYLSGNGAWAFYSSEFQGTAYEQHKDYWTPDNPNASYPRLTVDIDNNQKNSSYWMRSGAYLRLKNLVLGYTLPESILKRAKIKSWRVYVSGQNLFTADNFYPGFDPEIRNSTGDFYPIMKTYTVGMNIKF from the coding sequence ATGAAATACGTGTGTACCAAAATGAGGCAAAGCAAATGGATCTGGTTGTTATTGCTGGCAATAACTTCCTTCCAGTTTGCACAGGCGCAATCAAAAAATGTAACAGGTACTGTTACCGATGAAAAAGGGAATCCGATGCCGGGCGTTACTGTACAGGTTAAAGGTACATCGCAGGGCATGCAGACTGATGGAAACGGCGCATTTGGCCTGCAGATAAATACTGCAGAGGCTACGCTGATATTCAGTATGATGGGATATACCACGCAGGAAATCCCTGTCAAAGTACCTGCACAATTAAAAGTAAAGCTGGCAGAAACAGCCAGCGATCTGAATGAAGTAGTGGTAGTAGGTTATGGTACACAGAAGAAAGTGAACCTGACCGGGGCCTTATCCGTAGTAAAAGGAGAAGAACTCTCCAAACGGATGGTGGCTTCTACTTCCCTGGCTTTGCAAGGGGCTGCACCAGGTATCACCGTTACCCAGCAATCCGGTGCACCGGGTGCTGATGCGGGTACGATCCGTATCCGTGGTATCAGCAGTATGTTTGGTGGTAATAATCCGCTGGTATTGATCGACAATGTGGAGATGAGCCTGGATGCGATCGATGCCAACAATATTGAATCCATTACCGTACTGAAAGATGCGGCGGCAGCTTCTATTTATGGTTCCCGTGCTGCCAATGGGGTAGTGCTGGTAACTACTAAAAGAGGTACTCTGCAACCTTTATCAGTAGAATATAACGGGTATGCTTCCTGGCAGAATGCTACGAACCTGCCTAATAAAGTAAGTGCGCTGGAACACATGCAGATGTATGATGTGGCACTGAAAAATGTGGGTAAACCAGCTGCTTTTGAAAAGGCAATAGAAGATTACAAAACCCTGGGACCTGATAATTTTACCCGTTTTAATACCGACTGGAAAAAACAGGTATTGACCAACAGCGGTTTAATGCATAATCATAACGTGAGCCTGCGTATGGGTACAGATAAGATCCGGTTATTTGCTTCCGGTGCTTTACTGAACCAGCAAGGGCTGACTGCCAATACCGATTTCCGCCGTACCGATTTCCGTTTTAATACAGATATCAACCTGGCTAAAAATCTGACAGCTTCCATGGACCTGGTGATGAACAAATCCGAGCGCAACTGGCCGGGTATTGCTACTCCCGGTTTCCTGATCCGCCAGATGATCGGGTTGCCAGCTTATGTAGCTGGTAGATTTGATACCGGCGAATACGGCGAAGGCTGGGCCAACAGGAACCCCATTGCCCTGGCGGAAGCTTCCGGTTTCAATCGTAGTATCATTAATACACAGGTACTGACCGGTACCCTGAACTATAAGCCTATCCCGGGTATGGAATTATTGGCTACCTATAGTTCCAATAATATTAACCTGCATAACAAAAACATGCAGAAGCAGTATGATATATATGCCGGAGATGTTACTACCAACTCTTTAAAACTGATGACCAGGTATCCTGGTGATAATAGTCTGAGCGAATCCAGGGGAGAAACTAAACAATCTATTTTCCGTGCACAGGCCAGCTATGAAAAAACGCTGAGCCAGCATACCGTAAAAGTATTAGGTGGTTTTTCTGCAGAAGAGTATAAAGGAGATACCCTGTTGGGTTCCCGCCGGAATTTTAATAACCCGGATATGCCTTACCTGGGCGTAGGAGATGCCAATACCATGAGCAATAATGGTGTAGCAGCAGAGTGGGCTATGTTATCTTTCTACTCCAGGATCAACTATAGCTATAAGGACAAATACCTGCTTGAAGTAAATGGCCGTTGGGATGCTTCTTCCCGTTATGCTAAAGGTAACCGCTGGGGCTTTTTCCCTTCTGTATCTGCAGGATGGAGAATGTCGCAGGAAAACTTCTGGAGTGGTATTGCACCTGTAGTCAACGATGCTAAACTGAGAGCTTCCTACGGTAAACTGGGTACGCAGGGATTGGATAATTATTACCCTACTGTTTCTGCTTTCCTGCCAGGGTACAATTACTTTTTCAACAATGCTGTTAATTCAGGTTATGCAGTAACAGATGCCAGCAATCCTTTCCTGCAATGGGAAGAAGCTAACCAGTTTGATGCGGGGTTGGATCTATCCTTCCTGAACAGCAAACTGAGCGTTAGTGCGGATTATTACCACCGCCGTACTGCTAACACCATGCAGAAATTACCTATTCCTAAATTAACCGGTTTAAATGCTCCTTTTGTGAATGTGGGGGCAATGGAAAATAAAGGATGGGAACTGGCATTGGGCTGGAGAGACCGTGTAGGTGAATTTTCCTATGGTGCACAGTTTGCGCTGTCTGATGTGCGTAACAAGCTGATCAACCTGAATGGCCTGGATTATATGGAAGGGCTGACCATTAAAAGAGAAGGTTATCCTATTGATGCCTACTATGGTTATATCGCAGAAGGACTGTTCCAGAGCCAGGAAGAAATAGACAAGGCACCTACGCATTATACCAATACCAAACCTGGTGATATCCGTTATAAGGATGTGAGCGGGCCAGATGGTGTACCGGATGGTAAAATAGATGCTTTTGACCAGGTAGTATTGGGTAGCAATATCCCGCGCTATGAATATAGCCTGAACCTGAATGCTGGCTGGAAAGGTTTTGACCTGACCGTGTTTTTCCAGGGTGTGGGCAAAAGAGATAATTACTTGTCCGGTAACGGTGCATGGGCATTTTATTCTTCTGAATTCCAGGGTACTGCCTATGAGCAGCATAAAGATTACTGGACACCAGACAATCCGAATGCTTCTTACCCACGCTTAACAGTGGATATTGATAACAACCAGAAAAACTCCAGTTACTGGATGCGTTCCGGTGCTTACCTGCGCCTGAAGAACCTGGTGTTGGGTTATACTTTGCCAGAGTCAATTTTGAAAAGAGCAAAGATCAAATCATGGAGGGTATATGTAAGCGGGCAAAACCTGTTTACCGCAGATAATTTCTATCCTGGCTTTGATCCGGAGATCCGGAACTCTACAGGGGATTTTTATCCCATCATGAAAACCTACACTGTTGGTATGAACATTAAATTCTAA
- a CDS encoding RagB/SusD family nutrient uptake outer membrane protein, with amino-acid sequence MRKTNLYILGICLSALAFTSCKDFLDRSPISTPTTGSFLNTEGEMNGALTGLYQSTYWNSGSVPYQVTFDHWTDFGVERAPGLAAGIYDTYDGNVANIWNFSYVMIQRANTLLDGMVVGKNNVAADTYERIRAEARTLRVFAYFHLVNMYGDVPLITKVLTPAEYKPLRTPKAEVVKFMLDELDSCAKVLKYASPDRGRLTKGVVLGLKARIALFDGQYQVAAEAAGEVIREGGYGLNPKFQDLFTRSGQTANAGKEIMFELMFADAAANSLNYLALGQGSRNLGAQSGKFPTQRLVDLFEDKEGKRIDESTIYDPAHPSRNRDSRLRWTVMMTGDTITLYGSGNAPRRCVFDVYNTQTNFYNFTTNTWAAGDNQDLSSPYGPAKSGVGYLWAKYTFTDEDITKARVSWIFMRYAEILLTYAEAKIEMGQLDATVTDAINKVRNRSGMPDVAAAVAGDANKMRQLVRRERGVELALEGFRWFDIRRWKIAELVMPGKVYGAAKTQADPLGKPNFKKSAVTDLNNIPDYTSEANKIMSRDDRAFLPRHYLFPIPQQERNLNDKLTTNPGWE; translated from the coding sequence ATGAGAAAAACGAATTTATATATATTAGGCATTTGCCTGTCAGCACTTGCATTTACTTCCTGTAAGGATTTCCTGGACAGAAGTCCGATTTCAACACCTACCACCGGTAGCTTTCTGAACACAGAAGGAGAGATGAACGGTGCACTGACCGGGTTATATCAATCTACTTACTGGAACTCCGGTTCCGTACCTTATCAGGTTACCTTTGACCACTGGACAGATTTTGGGGTAGAGCGTGCACCGGGTTTGGCAGCAGGTATCTATGATACATATGATGGTAATGTGGCCAACATCTGGAACTTTTCCTATGTAATGATCCAGCGCGCCAATACTTTACTGGACGGGATGGTAGTAGGTAAAAACAATGTAGCAGCGGACACGTATGAGCGTATCCGTGCAGAAGCCCGGACGTTGAGAGTGTTTGCTTATTTTCACCTGGTAAACATGTATGGAGATGTGCCATTGATCACCAAGGTATTAACACCAGCAGAGTATAAGCCTCTCAGAACACCCAAAGCAGAGGTGGTGAAGTTTATGCTGGACGAGCTGGATAGTTGCGCCAAGGTATTAAAATATGCTTCTCCGGATCGTGGCCGTTTAACCAAAGGCGTAGTATTGGGATTGAAAGCACGTATTGCTTTGTTTGACGGGCAGTATCAGGTAGCTGCAGAGGCAGCTGGCGAAGTGATCCGGGAAGGGGGTTATGGGTTAAACCCTAAATTCCAGGACCTGTTTACCCGCTCTGGTCAGACTGCCAATGCCGGTAAGGAGATCATGTTTGAACTGATGTTTGCAGATGCCGCTGCCAATTCACTGAACTACCTGGCATTAGGGCAAGGCTCCCGTAACCTGGGTGCACAGTCCGGTAAATTTCCGACACAAAGACTGGTGGATCTATTTGAAGATAAGGAAGGTAAACGTATAGACGAATCCACTATCTATGATCCTGCTCATCCATCCAGGAACCGTGATTCCCGTTTACGCTGGACCGTGATGATGACCGGAGATACCATCACCCTGTATGGCAGTGGCAATGCCCCCCGCCGTTGTGTATTTGATGTGTATAATACTCAGACCAATTTTTACAACTTTACCACCAATACCTGGGCTGCCGGTGATAACCAGGATCTATCCAGTCCTTATGGCCCGGCCAAAAGTGGGGTAGGTTACCTGTGGGCAAAATATACCTTTACCGATGAGGATATCACCAAGGCAAGGGTGAGCTGGATCTTCATGCGTTATGCTGAAATACTGCTGACGTATGCAGAAGCGAAGATTGAAATGGGACAGCTGGATGCTACAGTAACAGATGCGATCAACAAAGTACGTAACCGTTCCGGTATGCCGGATGTAGCTGCAGCAGTAGCAGGGGATGCAAATAAAATGCGTCAGCTGGTACGCCGGGAGCGTGGGGTGGAACTGGCACTGGAAGGATTCCGCTGGTTTGATATCCGCCGCTGGAAGATTGCTGAACTGGTGATGCCAGGTAAGGTATATGGTGCTGCCAAAACGCAGGCTGATCCACTGGGCAAACCTAACTTTAAAAAATCTGCTGTTACAGATCTGAACAACATTCCGGACTATACCAGCGAAGCGAATAAGATCATGAGTCGTGACGACCGGGCATTCCTGCCTCGTCATTACCTGTTCCCTATTCCTCAGCAGGAGCGTAACCTGAATGATAAACTGACCACCAACCCAGGTTGGGAATAA
- a CDS encoding alpha amylase family protein — MRKVVCLLFSCLLGGMSAVNAQHARKHILWFDATANFQRFSVKDSIIYYLDKSKDAGITDVVVDLKPISGEVLYPSRIAPVMNEWAGVKKDGSFDMMTVFIAEAHQRGMKVHASTNVFVAGHNHMDRGVVYSDPAKAKWQTLSYLPEGMTPITQQKNKYSAMLNPARKDVQQYELSILKELVKMYPQMDGIILDRVRYDGITADFSDESRKLFEKYNKAKVKNWPADIFSYGTGEKPARVEGPLYKKWLEWRTKVIHDFVYEAKAALKKINPQLSYGDYTGSWYPTYYEVGVNWASKTYDPAKDYPWATDKYQQYAYAEALDLFTTGNYYYEVTKAEAAAINNQSIEKRGEAGQGKGKEDFYTVEGSAELVNKLVKGKAPVYAGLYVDQYKGHPEQFVKALKMCRAHSDGAMIFDIVHVINMGWWDELKRGLNE; from the coding sequence ATGAGAAAAGTTGTCTGCCTGTTATTTAGTTGCCTGTTAGGTGGGATGTCTGCAGTAAATGCACAACATGCCCGTAAGCATATCCTGTGGTTTGATGCTACCGCTAATTTTCAAAGGTTTTCTGTGAAGGATTCCATCATCTATTACCTCGACAAATCAAAAGATGCCGGGATAACAGATGTGGTAGTGGATCTGAAACCTATTTCCGGAGAAGTATTGTATCCCAGCCGTATTGCACCGGTAATGAACGAATGGGCAGGTGTGAAGAAGGATGGCAGTTTTGATATGATGACCGTATTCATCGCGGAAGCGCATCAGCGCGGGATGAAGGTACATGCCTCTACCAATGTGTTTGTAGCAGGGCATAATCATATGGACCGTGGCGTGGTATATAGTGATCCTGCCAAAGCAAAATGGCAGACACTGAGTTATCTGCCGGAGGGGATGACACCAATTACACAACAGAAGAACAAGTATTCAGCTATGCTGAATCCGGCCCGTAAGGATGTACAGCAATACGAGTTGTCTATTCTGAAGGAGCTGGTGAAAATGTATCCGCAGATGGATGGCATTATCCTGGACAGGGTGCGGTATGATGGCATTACCGCTGATTTCTCTGATGAGTCCAGGAAGTTGTTTGAAAAATACAACAAAGCAAAAGTGAAAAACTGGCCTGCAGATATTTTCTCTTATGGTACTGGTGAAAAACCAGCCAGGGTAGAAGGGCCTTTATATAAAAAGTGGCTGGAATGGCGCACGAAAGTGATCCATGATTTTGTGTACGAAGCAAAGGCCGCACTGAAAAAAATCAATCCCCAGCTGAGCTATGGTGATTATACCGGTTCCTGGTATCCCACCTATTATGAGGTAGGCGTAAACTGGGCCAGCAAAACCTATGATCCTGCAAAGGATTACCCATGGGCTACAGACAAGTATCAGCAATATGCCTATGCAGAAGCGCTGGACCTGTTTACCACGGGCAACTATTATTATGAAGTAACCAAAGCAGAAGCAGCAGCTATCAATAACCAGAGTATTGAAAAACGTGGCGAAGCGGGGCAGGGAAAAGGGAAAGAAGATTTTTATACAGTAGAAGGCTCTGCCGAGCTGGTGAATAAACTGGTAAAAGGAAAAGCACCGGTGTATGCCGGTCTGTATGTAGACCAATACAAGGGCCATCCTGAGCAGTTTGTAAAAGCATTGAAAATGTGCCGTGCGCATTCTGATGGCGCCATGATCTTTGATATTGTTCACGTGATTAATATGGGTTGGTGGGATGAGTTAAAACGCGGCTTAAATGAATAG